Within Bacteroidota bacterium, the genomic segment CAAAAGCGCATTTGACACCTGCGAATATGAATTCACTAAGTTGAGATTGGAAAGCAGTATTGACTTAGAAGTTACTGCCGAAGATCATTCCCAAAAAGGAATTGAACTGCTGGATGAAAATAAAATTACCTACGAAGCAAGAATCAGAACGCTGAACGAACAAAAGACATGGTCGGAGAAATATATTATTGCTTCCGAAGGAGAATTGCGCGGATACCGCAGCAGCGAACCGCTCTTCAAACAGCAGATGGAAGAATCGCTCACCGTATTCAACGAGAAGAAACTTTTGCTCGAAGGCGAAACAGGAATCATCTTTGAACCCACCCTCATCACAGGCGAACTCAACGAAAATAGTATTGAACGTCTTGAGAAAAAAAGCGAAGCCCTCATTGAATCCTACCATGAAGAATTCACGCGTGTTACGGAATCTTTTGAAGAAACAAAAGGAGACAGAAGTCCTGAACTCGTAATGGACAAATATAATTTCCGCACGCTGGTGAATATTCTCTGCGGAAAATTAGGACTGGAAGGACTCGGTCCCGAACTCGAACGCCTCAACGAAGAGCTGAAAAAGTTCGGAGACCTTCAGCTCACTATCATTCTGGATGTGTTCAAGAAAGTAGAACTGCAGTACAACGCTTTCCGCAAACTCATCACCGAACTGAATTTCTTCTTCAAAGAAAACAAAATCAGCGGTGTGTATAATTTTCAGGTGGACTTCAACGAGCGGAGAGATATTGCCATTGACTGGATTCGCAGAATGCGCGAACACGCCAAACACCAGCGCCTCGCATCAAAACTTTTCATCACAGCAGAATCAGAAGCTTCGCCAGAAACTTTAATTCTCAACATTGCAAAAACCCTCAGCGATGTAGGCGACAAAATGGAAATGCAAGACCTGCTCGACCCGAAATTTTATTTCGACCTGCGTGTTGGATTGTTTGACGAACTGGGCGCGCGTTATCCGGGTTCGGGCGGTGAGGCATACACGGCACTCGCGCTTCTCTGCATAGGAAGAATGTCCGTCATTCAGCGCGACAAAAACCGCCAGGGCGTGCGCTTCATCCTCCTCGAAGAGTTATCGAACATTGACGACACCAACTTCGGACTCTTCCCCGAGATTGCAAAAATGTTCGGCTACCAACTGATGACGATGACGCCAAAACCGTTCGGCTCATACAGCGAAAGCGAGTGGTATCTGCACATGCTCATCCGCGGGAAAGACAAGAACATCAATTACCAGCCGATGAGTTTCTTCCGCACAAAAATGAACAAGCAGCGGCTGGAAGAATATATGGCGGGCGGAAAAATTGAAGCGAAAGAACCGCTTGTAATCTCAGCCCCCTCCGACTCCCCCGAAGGGGGAGTGACTGAATCATTCTCATCGGCTGTCACCCTGAGCGAAGTCGAAGGGTCTATTTTAAACGACACCATCAGTGACGCTGAAACAATCATTGAAGCAGAGATGGCTTCTGAAACTTCAACTGAAATCAAAGTGGAAGAAGTGAAAGAAGAAGTTCCTGAACTTCCAAAAATCTCTGACGAACTTCAATCAGACCGCAAAGAAGAATTTTTGGGATTGACCCCGTTGGATAAAAATCCCGCAGGGTATCCCACGGGGTTGAGTGAAGAAGGGAAAGTGGAAGATGACCACGAAGGGGCAGGAAAAAAGAATGAAGAGGGAGATGTGAAGGGGGAATAAGGCAGAGATTAAATATCAATTCATTAGAGAATATACCGAATTAGAATTGTATACTTCAATTCATAAAAATCAGGGCTAAAGCCCGTTATTTATTTCAACCTAATTTGCCACGACCTTAAGGTCGTGGCTATTGAAAACCAAAGAACAAACGGGCTTCAGCCCAACATAAACTCTTATTCGATATAAACTCCATTATAAAATCTTTTTTATCTTTGCTTACCTAATTGATTTTTATGTAATGTTTCACTCCGCAATTAAAATGCCTCTCTCGACTCATAGCGTTGCATTACAGAGCGCATCTCTGAGAATTTATAAAAATCCCCCCCCCCCCCCCGAAAAATTCAAATAGGCAATTTGCAGTAGGCAAAAAAATACTTTCTAAAATAATTTATCGCCTGCACATTTATTTGTTGCGGGCGTTTTATTTTTTATAAACCAAAACAGCATCAATTAAGAATAAAACAATATGAATCTCTCAACACTACTTTCTAAATTACAACAAGCTAAAATAAATTTATGGGGAATCACTGTTTACGAAATGGTTGGTGATGGATGTCTAAACGGATTAGGTTCTAATAATGATATGAACAATGGCGAACGATTTCAATTTGTAAATGAAATTGCAAGAAAGAAAGACGGAAGCGGAAATATAATAGAGGGAACATATTCTGTTGCATGGATTGAACCCAGATTTCTGAGTGATAAGAATCACGAAACTTTAAAAATTATTCCAGACGATGATGGAACATATAAAGTGCAATGGATAATAAGTGAGCATGTTGATTTTGAAGGTGCAGGAATTAAAACAGGAGAAAAACAGTTCACGGTTTTTTATTGGTCAACTAAATAATTATTAATGGAAACAAAAAAAAATATTGAATCTTTAGGATTTATCTGTTTTATTTTATTCCCCTCATTACAAATTTTTTCGCAAACTCTTAATGTGGGTGTTTCATATACAAACCTTGGATGTTGTTCTTCGCTTTGTGATGGAACTGCAACTGCAAATGTCACTGGAGGCGTAACTCCATATACTTATATGTGGAGCGACCCCAATGGTCAAACCACTCAAACAGCAACAGGTCTTTGCCCTGGACTATATGCAGTAGTAGTTTATGATGCTGCATTAAATTCAGCAACATCACCAAATGTAGTTATAACCTACCCATCAATTACATCATCTTTTGCATCCACACAACCCAGCTGTTATGGAAATAATGATGGTTCAACAACTGCAAATGCTGGTGGTGGAACTTCACCATATACATATAGTTGGAGTAATGGTCAAACTTCACAAACTACAACAGGACTTGCAGCAGCCACTTATACTTTAACAATTACGGATGCCAAATGTTGCACCGCAACTAAAACAGTTACTGTCACTCAGCCCTATCAGTTAGTGTCTTCTCCTGTACTTACAAATTCTGTAACTTGTAATGGGGGTAATAATGGAAGTTTACAAGCCAGTGCCTCTGGCGGAACACTTCCATATACTTACTTATGGAACACAGGACAAACCACTACTTCACTATCTGGGCTTATTGCTGGAACATATTCTCTCACTGTAACAGATAGCCATGGATGTACTGCATCTGCTGCCTCTATAAATATTCCTCAACCTACGGCAATAACAAACGCTTTCACTACCGTGAATCCAAACTGCGGAAATAATAATGGTATGGTAATTTCAACTTCTGGAGGTGGAACCTCTCCTTATTCTTTTTCATGGAACACAGGCAGTACTATTAATCTGGTTGTAGGTTTAACAGGAAGTCCCCCTGATACTCTTATTGTAACAATTACTGATGCCAATGGATGTATTTTAAAAGATACAACTATAATTACTTGTACTTCATTAGGTGTTGAGAATGTTAATTTGCAAAGCCAATTTAATATTTATCCAAATGCGAGCAACGGAATTTTCAACATTGAAAATACACTACTGAATAATTCAATATACGGCATTTACATTTACAATATCACGGGAGAAAAAGTATATCAATCAACAATTCAGCAATTCAGCAATACAACCATTGATTTATCAAATCACCCCAACGGAATTTATTTCCTCACCATAAAAACCAATGAAGGCACAACCAACAAAAAACTAATCATCAATAAATAACCAAAACCCCACCCCACCATGTCGCGCATAAAATACCCTGTAGATTTTTCAGGCAAAGCAAATTTATTTTTGAAAATTGAACTCAAGCATGCCAATGACGGAGACAAAAGCGTGCTCATTGATTTTCTCGAAGAGAAAAAAATTGACATGGCAAAAAACAAAAAGAAAACCGAAAGCGCTGTGGTAACCCATGCCGAGTTTGTAAAAACTTCTGAAGAAGCAGAAGAGTTAACCCAAAAGCGCGATAACTTTTGGAACCCCGTGTTTTCAAATTTCAAAAAAGAAATTCAGTACCTCAAATCATTCTATAGAGGAAAAGTAAAAGAACTCGGAATGTGGGGAATAAAAGTGGATGGAAAAGGCAAGGTGGTTTACCCCGCAAAGTTTGAAGACCTCGTAAAAATGTTTGCCGTATTTTATAAAAAGCACACAGCGATGGGAGCAAAATCACCGCTCATAAAATTTTTAACCGAAAATGAAATTGATATTGACAGCGATAAAAAAAATGCCGATTCGGCTTTGAAAGCCCACGGTGAAATGACGCAGGAAAAAAAGGACGCGGAGAAACTACGCAACCAGCGCGACACAGATTTTAATCCTGTGTTTGCCGATGTTCTTGCCATAGGGCAATTTCTGAAAAAACTTTTCACCGCCAACCCGCACAAACTTGGCGACTGGGGGTTTGAGATTGATGATTCGCCTCCAAAACCGAGAAAGAAAAAAGGCAATAATCCTTCCGCATAAAACATTTATCCTGTTTTTGTTGCAAAAGATTGAACTTTACTTCCTAAAGATTGGATTCTACTTGCTAAAGATTTAAGTTTACGTGCAAAAGATTGGATTCTACGTGCTAAAGATTAAGTTTACGTGCAAAAGATTCAAGTTTTGTTGCAAAAGATAGAATTTTACTGCCATTTTAAAGCAAGAGACATAATCATAGGACTTACGCAATTTTGTATTTCTCTGTGAAACTCTTAAAACTCTGTGTTCTCTGTGTTAAAATTTTCAACACAGAGTTCACGGAGAAACACAGAGTTTCACAGAGTGCGTAAGTCCTAAATCAATCATTTCAATCCTGCTGGGTTTTTGCGTGAGCGATTGAAGTGGAAATCCTTTGCGCCTCGCAAAGATTGAAACGGAAAGCGCGACCTGAGTCATCGAAGGGCACGCCCAAATGAAATACAAGTAGGCAACAGGCAGTTGGCAATTGACAAAAAGAAAATAACTGCAAATTGCAAACTGCCAATTTTATTTCATGCAACAATTTCTTTCATGAATTGCAGTTCGTATAATTTCCGGTAGTGTTTGTTGAGTTCAAGAAGCTGGCGGTGAGTTCCTGATTCAATGATTTCTCCTTTATCAAGCACAATTATTTTATCGGCTCGCTGAATGGTGGCAAGGCGGTGGGCGATGACGATGGAAGTTCGGGAGTTGGGAGTTGGGAGTTGGGAGGCAGATACAGCAGTGTGTTTTTCTTGCTCCGAACCCCGAACTCCATACTCCTTTCTTCCCAAAAGCGCTTCGGTGGCGCGCTGTATGAGCATTTCAGATTCGGTGTCGATGCTGGAAGTGGCTTCGTCAAGAATGAGTATGGCGGGGTTGTACAAATAGGCGCGTATGAAAGAAATCAGTTGCCTCTGCCCTACCGATAGGGTTGCTCCGCGCTCCATCACATTGTAATCATAATTGCCGGGCAGCCGCATGATGAAATCGTGCGCGCCTATTATTTTTGCTGCCTCTACCACTTTTTCTCTCTCACTTTCTTTCATTCTCACTTTCTCACTTTCGCTGAAAAGTGAGTGAGAGGGTGAGAGAGTGAGAGAGTGAGAAGGATGGAGTGATATATTATTTGCGATGGTGTCGGAATACAAAAAAACATCCTGCAAAACAATGCCGATGTTTTTCCGTAGAGAATTTAATTCATATTCGCGAATATTAATTCCGTCAATAAGGATTTCTCCTTTTGTGTATTCGTAAAATCTGTTTATCAAACTGGCAATGGATGACTTGCCTGAACCTGTGGCGCCCACCAGTGCAACGGTTTCGCCTTGTTTTGCTTCGAAGGAAATGTTTTTGAGAACCCAGTTTGGAGAATGTACGAGGGATGAAGGACGAGGGACGAGGGAATCAGGCGCGTCATACGAAAACCAAACATTTTTAAATTCAATGGCTAATGGTTGATGGTTTACCCCGTTGGAAATGTTTCCTACGGGGTTGATGGTTGATGTATTCCCATTAGCCATTAAACATTTTCCATTATCCATTACTCCGCCTTTCGTATCCATCACTCTGAACACCCTTTCGCTTGCCACAATTCCCATCTGAAGCGTGTTGAACCGGTCGGCAATCAGTCGTATCGGGCGAAAGAGCATGTTGATGTACATGATGAACGCAACGAGTTGCCCGATAGAAAAAGCATTGTCAAAAACTCCCCTTCCACCCCACCACACAATAAGCCCGATGGAAACAGAAGAAAGAATTTCTATGAACGGAAAAAAAACAGAGTAGTACCAGATGGAACGGATGTTTGCCTTGCGGTGCGATGCATTTATCTCTCTGAATTTTTTCATCTCTTCTTCTTCGCGGTTGAATATCTGCACCACGCTCATTCCGGTGATGTGTTCCTGAACAAATGAATTCAATCGGGCAATCTGGGTTCTTACTTCATTGAAAGATTTATTCACTCCATTCTTGAACATATTGGCTCCTGCAATGAGCAAAGGAAAAACAGATAAACTGATGAGAGAAAGTTTCCAGTTGGTGTAAAACATTACGGATATTATCACTATGAGTTTAAGAAAGTCGCCAAGAATTACGAGCAATCCTTCTGAAAAAATATCTGAAATGGCTTCCATGTCAGATATCACGCGCGTTACCAGCGTGCCAATGGGAGTTTTGTCGAAGTATTGCAAATGCAAATGATTGATGTGATTAAATAGTTTCGTGCGCATGTCTTTTATTATCGTTTGCCCCAGCCAGCCGGCCAGGTATTCATTAAGAAACTGAAGCAATGTTTCAAAAAGCAGAACGCCTATCATGATTAGCGTCATCGTTAAAAGCATTTCTTTGTCGGGCTTTACCCCGTTGGATATGTATCCTACGGGGTGAACAATAAAATTATCTAACGTGTATTGCGTGAGCATTGCACGCACGGGAGAAACAAATGCAAACACAATTGCGATAAAAGCAGCAAAGGCAAACATTTTTCTATACGGATTAGCATAGGAAAGAACTCTTTTCAAAAGCCCGAATGAAAATTTTTGCTGCAGGTCCGCACTCATATCAGAAACAGGTTTTTCGGATATTCCACTTTTGTCAAATACAATCCGCAGGCGGGAACAAGCGCTCCTGCATTTTGGCAATTCTTGCTTTCAATTATCTTTTTAAAATCATTCAGGTTTATTTTGTTCTTTCCCAAAAGCATCATTGTTCCGACAATCATACGAACCATGCCGCGGAGAAAGCGGTCGGCACGAATGGTGAAGACTAAATTTCCTGCATTGTCTTTTTTCCAATCTGCACGCTTGATTTTACAGAGATTGGTTTTCACCTGCGTATTTACTTTGCTGAATGCTGAAAAATCTTCGTGCTTCATCAATAATTTTCCTGCTTTATTCATCAACTCAACATTTAGTTCGCTGTAGTAATAATAAGAGCGGTTCAATAAAAACGGGTTGCGCTTGTTATGAATTAAATATTGATAGGTTCTTGCTGTTGCATCAAAACGCGCGTTTGAATCCAGTTTGACAGAAAAA encodes:
- a CDS encoding T9SS type A sorting domain-containing protein gives rise to the protein METKKNIESLGFICFILFPSLQIFSQTLNVGVSYTNLGCCSSLCDGTATANVTGGVTPYTYMWSDPNGQTTQTATGLCPGLYAVVVYDAALNSATSPNVVITYPSITSSFASTQPSCYGNNDGSTTANAGGGTSPYTYSWSNGQTSQTTTGLAAATYTLTITDAKCCTATKTVTVTQPYQLVSSPVLTNSVTCNGGNNGSLQASASGGTLPYTYLWNTGQTTTSLSGLIAGTYSLTVTDSHGCTASAASINIPQPTAITNAFTTVNPNCGNNNGMVISTSGGGTSPYSFSWNTGSTINLVVGLTGSPPDTLIVTITDANGCILKDTTIITCTSLGVENVNLQSQFNIYPNASNGIFNIENTLLNNSIYGIYIYNITGEKVYQSTIQQFSNTTIDLSNHPNGIYFLTIKTNEGTTNKKLIINK
- a CDS encoding ABC transporter ATP-binding protein codes for the protein MSADLQQKFSFGLLKRVLSYANPYRKMFAFAAFIAIVFAFVSPVRAMLTQYTLDNFIVHPVGYISNGVKPDKEMLLTMTLIMIGVLLFETLLQFLNEYLAGWLGQTIIKDMRTKLFNHINHLHLQYFDKTPIGTLVTRVISDMEAISDIFSEGLLVILGDFLKLIVIISVMFYTNWKLSLISLSVFPLLIAGANMFKNGVNKSFNEVRTQIARLNSFVQEHITGMSVVQIFNREEEEMKKFREINASHRKANIRSIWYYSVFFPFIEILSSVSIGLIVWWGGRGVFDNAFSIGQLVAFIMYINMLFRPIRLIADRFNTLQMGIVASERVFRVMDTKGGVMDNGKCLMANGNTSTINPVGNISNGVNHQPLAIEFKNVWFSYDAPDSLVPRPSSLVHSPNWVLKNISFEAKQGETVALVGATGSGKSSIASLINRFYEYTKGEILIDGINIREYELNSLRKNIGIVLQDVFLYSDTIANNISLHPSHSLTLSPSHSLFSESEKVRMKESEREKVVEAAKIIGAHDFIMRLPGNYDYNVMERGATLSVGQRQLISFIRAYLYNPAILILDEATSSIDTESEMLIQRATEALLGRKEYGVRGSEQEKHTAVSASQLPTPNSRTSIVIAHRLATIQRADKIIVLDKGEIIESGTHRQLLELNKHYRKLYELQFMKEIVA
- the truA gene encoding tRNA pseudouridine(38-40) synthase TruA, with the protein product MLLYRYFIKISFDGTHYNGWQVQKNSSETVQQKINEGLSKLLSEKIEVLGCCRTDTGVHAKELFAHFDSNINNLHNDSKTDWLYKFNNMIPVDISIDKIFSVKLDSNARFDATARTYQYLIHNKRNPFLLNRSYYYYSELNVELMNKAGKLLMKHEDFSAFSKVNTQVKTNLCKIKRADWKKDNAGNLVFTIRADRFLRGMVRMIVGTMMLLGKNKINLNDFKKIIESKNCQNAGALVPACGLYLTKVEYPKNLFLI